The following are from one region of the Thermoproteus uzoniensis 768-20 genome:
- a CDS encoding 50S ribosomal protein L22 yields MARLHYSMSDEDVIRLVFERYGVKVTGDQIVRAYGNEFRMSWKKSVEVGRFIKYMTLKQARQWLEDTANLRRPIPIRRFTKKQAHHATPWGNWPVAKWPVKVAKNYLRVLENLENNARFKGLDVERVVIVHVASHKGITIRNYMPRAFGRSTPWNEQTVNIEIVGVELPQGVVPKRLKLKVFK; encoded by the coding sequence GTGGCGAGGCTTCACTACAGCATGTCGGACGAGGACGTGATAAGGCTGGTCTTCGAGAGGTACGGGGTCAAGGTGACCGGGGACCAGATAGTTAGGGCTTACGGCAACGAGTTCAGGATGTCGTGGAAGAAGTCGGTCGAGGTGGGGCGTTTCATAAAGTACATGACGTTGAAACAGGCGAGGCAGTGGCTGGAAGACACTGCGAATTTGAGAAGGCCTATACCTATTAGGAGGTTCACCAAGAAACAAGCGCACCACGCAACGCCGTGGGGCAACTGGCCTGTGGCCAAATGGCCTGTTAAGGTTGCCAAGAACTATCTGCGGGTGTTGGAGAACCTCGAGAACAACGCCAGATTCAAGGGTCTCGACGTCGAGAGAGTTGTGATAGTACACGTGGCGTCGCATAAAGGCATAACTATCAGGAACTACATGCCGAGGGCTTTCGGCAGATCCACGCCGTGGAACGAGCAGACGGTGAATATAGAGATCGTCGGCGTCGAGCTACCCCAAGGCGTTGTGCCCAAGAGGCTCAAGCTCAAGGTGTTCAAGTAG
- a CDS encoding Lrp/AsnC family transcriptional regulator, whose amino-acid sequence MDSKDVELLMMAQYEFPLVDRPFQEMGRALGLSEDEVIDRLRRLAEVGVLRRIGSVMNYRARGLEAALVGFSVPEDRVDAVAADINRDPMVTHNYLRDYRPYNVWFVTKAKTADELEEKVRSIAERWGVDYVILYSLRTYKLDVRFDLYEGISRSKSGILPENPPPIENLGIPKEFYSKVRSIPLVAEPFREAAKVLGKSVGEALDVLRSLIDMGVLRDFHASLDGEALGFKENAMVVLRKPDCEEAARLRESTHVVLRNTVPGKWEYPCYFMVHARARKTIMERVAGRFADGYAMLFSVRDLLGGRAMAKRIESVSD is encoded by the coding sequence ATGGACAGTAAAGACGTCGAGCTACTGATGATGGCCCAGTACGAGTTCCCGCTGGTGGATAGGCCTTTCCAGGAGATGGGCAGGGCGCTTGGGCTGAGCGAGGACGAGGTCATAGACAGGCTGAGGAGGCTGGCCGAGGTCGGCGTGCTTAGGAGGATAGGCTCCGTCATGAACTACAGAGCGAGGGGCCTCGAGGCGGCGCTGGTGGGCTTCTCGGTCCCCGAGGATAGGGTAGACGCCGTCGCGGCCGACATAAATAGAGACCCTATGGTGACCCACAACTATCTGAGGGACTATAGGCCCTACAACGTCTGGTTCGTCACTAAGGCGAAGACCGCGGACGAGTTGGAGGAGAAGGTCAGATCTATAGCAGAGAGATGGGGCGTCGACTACGTGATACTCTACTCGCTCAGGACCTATAAGCTCGACGTGCGCTTCGATCTCTACGAGGGCATCTCCAGATCTAAATCCGGGATACTGCCCGAGAACCCTCCGCCTATAGAAAACCTCGGCATACCTAAGGAGTTCTACTCCAAGGTGAGATCCATACCTCTGGTGGCCGAGCCGTTTCGCGAGGCGGCGAAGGTCCTAGGCAAAAGCGTGGGCGAGGCGCTGGACGTATTGAGGAGTCTCATAGACATGGGCGTTCTGAGGGATTTCCACGCGTCGCTCGACGGCGAGGCGTTGGGGTTCAAGGAGAACGCCATGGTCGTCCTCAGGAAGCCCGACTGCGAGGAGGCGGCCCGGCTGAGGGAGTCGACCCACGTGGTGTTGAGGAACACCGTGCCTGGCAAGTGGGAGTATCCCTGCTACTTCATGGTACACGCACGCGCCCGGAAGACCATAATGGAAAGGGTCGCGGGCCGTTTCGCGGACGGCTACGCCATGCTCTTCAGCGTGAGGGATCTGCTTGGAGGCAGAGCCATGGCTAAAAGGATTGAGTCCGTGAGCGACTAG
- the prpB gene encoding methylisocitrate lyase, which produces MKAPILRKERRDAVAELRAELKRPGIVMVPGVYDVITALLVQSMGFRAGYVSGAAVTASLGLPDLGLITLDEMARVVRYIASSVDIPLIVDIDTGYGEALNVVRAVVEFERAGAAGVQIEDQVLPKKCGHLSGKQVVPADEMAKKIKAAVEARRNPDFVIVARTDARGVTGFDDAVERAKLYLEVGADVIFPEALESEQEFAEFARRVKAPLLANMTEFGKSPLIPAKRLEEYGYKFVIFPVTLLRVALGAMREALRTIADLGTQEPLVQRMLTRKELYELIGYYDYEDFDKKIAEEVDRKLAVKLRPDKVHG; this is translated from the coding sequence GTGAAGGCCCCAATATTGAGGAAAGAGAGGAGGGACGCGGTCGCCGAGCTGAGGGCCGAGCTGAAGAGGCCCGGAATAGTGATGGTGCCCGGCGTCTACGACGTGATAACGGCGTTGCTCGTCCAGTCGATGGGCTTTAGGGCAGGCTACGTCTCGGGCGCCGCCGTCACGGCGTCTCTGGGGCTCCCCGATCTAGGCCTCATAACTCTCGACGAGATGGCGCGCGTGGTTAGGTACATAGCGTCCTCGGTCGATATACCTCTCATAGTCGATATCGATACTGGATATGGCGAGGCCCTAAACGTGGTCAGGGCCGTGGTGGAGTTCGAGAGGGCTGGCGCGGCCGGCGTCCAGATAGAGGATCAGGTATTGCCCAAGAAATGCGGCCATCTATCCGGCAAACAAGTCGTGCCCGCCGACGAGATGGCGAAGAAGATAAAGGCCGCCGTGGAGGCCCGGCGCAACCCCGACTTCGTGATCGTGGCGAGGACAGACGCTCGGGGGGTCACCGGCTTTGACGACGCCGTGGAGAGGGCGAAGCTGTATTTGGAGGTCGGCGCCGACGTGATATTCCCCGAGGCCTTGGAGAGCGAGCAGGAATTCGCCGAGTTTGCGAGGAGAGTTAAGGCCCCACTGCTGGCTAACATGACCGAGTTCGGCAAATCGCCGTTGATACCTGCCAAGAGGCTAGAGGAATACGGCTATAAATTTGTAATATTCCCCGTGACTCTGCTCAGAGTAGCGCTGGGCGCCATGAGGGAGGCATTAAGGACCATAGCCGATCTAGGCACCCAAGAGCCCCTAGTGCAGAGGATGTTGACCCGCAAAGAGCTGTACGAGCTCATAGGCTATTACGACTACGAGGATTTCGACAAGAAGATAGCAGAGGAGGTGGACAGAAAGCTAGCTGTTAAATTGAGGCCCGATAAGGTCCATGGATAG
- a CDS encoding MmgE/PrpD family protein: MDRITKALAQYAESINYDKIPSDVVHEVKRRILDSLAVAFAAYNAEPVALARRALSRGQSQWGARILGTRYRVVPDWAAFVDGVMIRYHDFNDTYLSKEPLHPSDMIAAAFSLGDMLGSGGKAVITSIAVGYEAAVSLCDAASLRKRGWDHVNYLGVGSTLVAAKLLGLDAEKTQHALAIYAVPHAAMRQTRAGELSMWKGAAAANATRNAVFAALLAAEGFTGPFKPFEGEMGFIRQLLSGEFDYGPLAEIERLVPPHRILDTYIKPYPVEYHAQTAVEAALRLRERVRPEEIEKVVVETFQAAYDIIGPKDPEKWDPHTKETADHSIMWITAAALLYGPITVDSYENIRDPQILSLMKRMEVKVDPELDKMYPKAHPNRITVITKGGARHTEQVDYAKGHPKNPLSDRELEEKFYANTRRVLPSGIQREVVEFVWHLEDKNMAELHDLLAQ; this comes from the coding sequence ATGGATAGGATAACCAAGGCGCTGGCCCAGTACGCCGAGTCTATAAACTACGACAAGATACCCAGCGACGTGGTCCACGAGGTCAAGAGAAGGATACTGGACTCCCTCGCCGTGGCCTTTGCGGCGTACAACGCCGAGCCGGTCGCCCTGGCGCGTAGGGCTCTCTCCAGAGGCCAGTCCCAGTGGGGCGCCAGGATTCTGGGCACGAGATATAGGGTCGTCCCCGACTGGGCGGCCTTTGTCGACGGGGTGATGATAAGGTACCACGACTTCAACGACACCTACTTGTCGAAGGAGCCTCTCCATCCCAGCGACATGATAGCGGCCGCGTTCTCGCTCGGCGATATGTTGGGCTCCGGCGGCAAGGCCGTCATCACGTCGATAGCGGTGGGCTACGAGGCCGCAGTATCTCTATGCGACGCGGCCAGCCTCAGGAAACGCGGCTGGGATCACGTGAACTATCTCGGCGTCGGTAGCACGCTTGTCGCCGCAAAACTGCTGGGCCTAGACGCCGAGAAGACTCAGCACGCGCTCGCCATATACGCGGTCCCACACGCCGCCATGCGGCAGACCCGCGCAGGCGAGTTGAGCATGTGGAAGGGCGCGGCGGCCGCTAACGCGACGAGAAACGCCGTATTTGCAGCCCTACTAGCCGCCGAGGGGTTCACAGGCCCCTTCAAGCCGTTCGAGGGCGAGATGGGATTTATAAGGCAGTTGCTCTCGGGGGAATTCGACTACGGCCCTCTGGCGGAGATAGAGAGGCTGGTGCCGCCTCATAGGATCCTGGACACCTACATAAAGCCGTACCCCGTCGAGTACCACGCCCAGACCGCGGTCGAGGCGGCTCTGAGGCTGAGAGAAAGGGTCAGACCAGAGGAGATAGAGAAGGTCGTAGTGGAGACGTTCCAAGCCGCCTACGACATAATAGGGCCTAAGGATCCCGAGAAGTGGGATCCGCACACCAAAGAGACCGCGGACCACTCGATCATGTGGATAACGGCCGCCGCGTTGCTCTACGGCCCCATCACTGTAGACAGCTACGAGAACATCAGAGACCCGCAGATTCTCTCTCTCATGAAGAGGATGGAGGTGAAGGTGGATCCCGAGTTGGACAAGATGTACCCCAAGGCGCATCCCAACAGAATAACGGTGATCACGAAAGGCGGGGCTAGACACACCGAACAGGTAGACTACGCCAAGGGACACCCCAAGAACCCTCTGAGCGATAGGGAGCTCGAGGAGAAGTTCTACGCCAACACCAGACGGGTCCTGCCGAGCGGCATACAGAGAGAGGTCGTTGAGTTCGTGTGGCATCTCGAGGACAAGAACATGGCCGAGCTCCACGACTTGCTGGCTCAATAG
- a CDS encoding NADP-dependent isocitrate dehydrogenase yields MSDYLEKIKAQIPNLQPYAGKYADPIEGEYVVYTGPGQLKVPDKLVVGYIEGDGTGPEVAYAAIKVANAAVEKAYGKARKVLWYEVLVGSKAEKLLGSRLPDQSVEVLKKIRVFLKAPLETPVGGGFRSLNVTLRQIFDLYANIRPVKYFPGLPSPLKNPEKVDLVIFRENTEDVYMGIEWPWNAPEAAKLRDFLKKELKVNIRDDAGIGIKPISKFGTQRIARLALKFAIENKRRSVTIMHKGNIQKYTEGAFRDWAYEVARTEFRDYVVFEEELPQYGGKVPPGKVLVNDRIADNMLQQLLTRTGEYDVILAPNLNGDYVSDEAAGLVGGLGVAPGIDVGDWGMMAEPVHGTAPKYTGKNYVNPTATILALELLFRFIGWREAADLILRGVSKTYEEGYFTGDLARQMTEEEKKAVKEVLGTQEFAEKVAEIIKTEL; encoded by the coding sequence ATGTCAGATTACCTGGAGAAGATAAAGGCGCAGATACCTAATCTACAACCCTACGCCGGAAAATACGCCGACCCCATCGAGGGCGAGTACGTCGTCTATACGGGGCCCGGCCAGCTCAAGGTGCCCGACAAGCTCGTCGTAGGCTACATAGAGGGCGACGGAACAGGTCCCGAGGTAGCCTATGCCGCTATAAAGGTCGCCAACGCCGCAGTTGAGAAGGCGTACGGCAAGGCCCGCAAGGTGTTGTGGTACGAAGTCCTCGTGGGCTCTAAGGCCGAGAAGCTGTTGGGGAGCAGACTGCCCGACCAGAGCGTCGAGGTCCTCAAGAAGATCAGAGTCTTCCTTAAGGCCCCTCTAGAGACGCCTGTAGGCGGCGGCTTCCGGAGCTTGAACGTGACGCTGAGGCAGATATTCGATCTGTACGCCAATATAAGGCCTGTGAAGTACTTCCCAGGTCTGCCCTCCCCTCTGAAGAATCCGGAGAAAGTGGACTTAGTCATATTCAGGGAGAATACCGAGGACGTATACATGGGCATAGAGTGGCCTTGGAACGCGCCCGAGGCGGCGAAGCTACGCGACTTTCTGAAAAAAGAGTTGAAAGTAAATATTAGAGACGATGCCGGGATCGGCATAAAGCCCATAAGCAAGTTCGGGACCCAGAGGATAGCCAGGCTCGCCTTGAAGTTCGCCATCGAGAACAAGAGAAGATCCGTGACGATAATGCACAAGGGCAATATACAGAAGTACACCGAGGGCGCCTTCAGAGACTGGGCGTACGAGGTCGCCAGAACGGAGTTCAGAGATTACGTAGTGTTCGAGGAGGAATTGCCCCAGTACGGCGGAAAGGTGCCGCCCGGCAAGGTGCTCGTCAACGATAGAATCGCCGACAATATGCTCCAGCAACTGCTCACGCGCACGGGCGAATACGACGTAATCCTTGCGCCGAATCTAAACGGCGACTACGTAAGCGACGAGGCGGCCGGCTTAGTCGGAGGCCTTGGCGTAGCCCCCGGCATAGACGTAGGCGACTGGGGCATGATGGCGGAGCCCGTCCACGGCACCGCGCCTAAGTACACGGGCAAGAACTACGTCAACCCAACCGCGACTATACTGGCTCTCGAGCTGTTGTTCAGATTCATAGGCTGGAGAGAGGCCGCCGACTTGATACTGAGGGGCGTCAGCAAGACCTACGAGGAGGGCTATTTCACCGGGGATCTCGCCAGGCAGATGACCGAGGAGGAGAAGAAGGCGGTTAAGGAGGTTCTGGGCACTCAAGAATTCGCCGAGAAGGTCGCCGAGATAATAAAAACTGAGCTCTAA
- a CDS encoding GNAT family N-acetyltransferase: MYPNIVIRAALESDVDALADLIARLKKLNGEFDPLLRPAENLLAVSKEYIKSKISSPNSVVLVAEIDGRAVGVVVGDVEDRLFYEPRMAGIIREFYILPEFRRKGLGKRMMSEIMDALRRKGAQMIMADFPALNEIAIEFYKKMNFRPIESIYAKEV; encoded by the coding sequence ATGTATCCCAACATAGTGATTCGGGCCGCGTTGGAGAGCGATGTTGACGCCTTGGCTGATCTGATAGCGCGTTTGAAAAAGCTAAACGGCGAGTTTGATCCGCTATTGAGACCCGCCGAAAACCTCCTCGCCGTGTCCAAGGAGTACATTAAGTCGAAAATATCGTCCCCTAACTCTGTCGTGTTAGTTGCAGAGATAGATGGAAGAGCTGTAGGAGTCGTCGTAGGCGACGTCGAGGATCGCCTCTTCTACGAGCCGAGGATGGCAGGCATCATAAGGGAGTTCTATATCCTGCCAGAGTTCAGACGTAAAGGTCTTGGCAAGAGAATGATGTCGGAGATTATGGATGCCTTGAGGCGCAAGGGCGCGCAGATGATAATGGCCGACTTCCCTGCTCTCAATGAAATAGCAATAGAATTCTATAAAAAGATGAATTTCAGACCCATCGAATCTATATATGCAAAAGAGGTGTAG